The Acinetobacter lwoffii genomic sequence TGGAACCAATCGCCCGGGAAATCTTGTTTAATGGCCGTAACTGGCGTCTGATCGCAACACGCAAAATCAGCCATTGCACTAGCCATAAAATGAATAAGATACCGGCAAAGCCCAAGGTGGTTTGCCAGAGTTCATCGAAACGTACTGAAAGTGGCTGTACGATTTTGACCAGAAGGTCGTCATCTTCCGCAGTCAGGATGCGGATAAAATGACCATTTTCATAAGCAAACTGAAAGCCGTTGTTCTGTGCTTTTGGAATGGTATTAATTAATTCATCATCAATCGAAGTAGTCAGTACCTGCTGACCCAGCAACAAGGCATACTGGATATCAAACTGTTCACTGAGTTCATCCACCTGGGCGTCTTTGGCTTGGGTGACATCGCCAAGCAGTAACTCAGAAATTTGCTCCATTAATTCATCATGCAACTGAATGGCCTGATAACTGGAAATTCCCAATAACAGCAGCCAGGCCAATACTCCAGCCAATATCGAACTGAACAGCGCATGTTTGATCAGTTTAGTTTGCAAGGAAATAGCAGCTGACATAGGTTTATACCTCAGCCTTATGCATGCGATAGCCCAGACCGCGAATAGTCTTGATCATCTGGCTGCCGATTTTTTTACGCAGCTGATAGATAAATACTTCAATGGCATTACTTTCAATTTCATCACCCCAAGCGTACAGCGATTCTTCCAGCTGTTCACGGGTGACAATATGTTCAGGCTGCTGCATCAGCTTGTATAGAATTTGAAATTCCTTCGCAGTCAGATTCACAGCTTGACCTTCTTTAGTTAGGGTCTTGGCTTGAGTGTCCAGACTGAGATCCTGCCATTGCAGGATATGATTCGGTGTTTGCTGTTTCTGTCTGAGTTGGGCACGAACTCGGGCCGAAAGTTCTTCCAGACTAAAAGGTTTGACCAGATAATCATTCGCGCCTAAATCCAGACCTTCAACCCGGTCATCAATACTGTCTTTGGCCGTAATAAAAATCACCGGCGTATCTTGATGTTGGCTGCGCAAAATTTTCAGAATGTCATCTCCAGTGGCATTCGGCAGGCCACGATCCAGCAGAATACAGTCATATTTATGCTGCTCAATCGCTAGGATCGCATGATCACCACGCTCTACCCGATCAATCACATAACCGTCCATTTCCAGCCAAGTCTGGATACTGTCTGCCTGAGACTGATCATCTTCCGCCAAAAGAATACGCATATTCTGCTCCGTTTGCTTCCTTGTTCTATCTTGCCTTGAAAAAGTTCCAGACTCAAAAAAACCACATGCTTTTTGGTAACTTGCATGTGGTTTTTTGTCGCTGTGTTCAAATTGATTTCAGCAAATCAGGCGATATTAGAAACGAACCTGATCAACCTCAATTTCAACACGTTTTGCCGGTTTATAATCAATGTCGATTTCACCTGTGATGATTACCGGTGTTTTGGCTGAAATCGGTTTGCCTTGCCAAAGTTCGTCATCAATCTCAACCGTAATGGTGCCTGTACTGTCGCGGAACTGGTATTTTTCATCACCGACTGCTTTCACGACATAACCTTTGAGCTGAACTTTGCTGTCATCTTTCATGGCCAGTGCCTGTTTGACTGTAGTCGATTTAGCAAAAGCGGCCTGATTCACAGCCGTGTCACTACTTGCTATCGTAGCTGTCGCGATAGAACCCATCAATGCAGCTGCCAAAACCGTATTTATCATCATTTTCATCGCAGTTACCTCTTTAAAGTCTTGCCTTGTTTCGATGATGCTATTAAAACAGCCGAAGATGAATTGAATCTTAAGATTGCTTCATTTTCAAAATTAATTTAAGGGCACAACTCTCAGGACTTCTTCAAGCGTGGTCACACCTTCCAGAATCTTGCGTGCCCCGGAAATTCTGAGCGGCTCTACGCCTTCTTTTTTAGCCTGCTGACGCAGCTGGTTCAGGTTGGCATCGGCACCAATCAGCTGTTTGGTGGTCAGACTCAATGGCATAAACTCATAAATCCCGATACGGCCTTTATAGCCGGTATGCCGGCATTCTTCGCAGCCCACCGCCTTAAAGACAAATTCCGGTCGCGGCAAAGGATAATCGGCTGCCAGATGCTGCCATTCCTGTTCATTCAGGAAGCTTTCCTGCTTGCAATGCGGGCAGAGTTTACGCACCAGACGTTGAGCCAGAACACCCAAGATGGTTGCTGCTGTCAAAAATGGCTGTACGCCCAGATCATGCAGACGGGTCAGACTCGACGGCGCATCATTGGTATGTAAAGTTGAGAGAACCAGATGACCAGTCAATGCGGCCTGAATCGCCATATTGGCAGTATCCTGATCACGAATTTCCCCGACCATGATAATGTCCGGGTCCTGACGCATCAATGCACGCACGCCGTCAGCAAAACCAAGATCGATACCATTATTGACCTGCATCTGGTTAAAGCTGGGTTCCAGCATCTCGATCGGGTCTTCAATGGTACAGACGTTGACCTGTTCAGTCGCCAGCTGTTTCAAGGTTGAATAAAGCGTAGTAGTTTTACCGGAACCAGTTGGCCCTGTGACTAGAATAATGCCATGACTATGACTGGTCAGATTGTTCCAGTCATTGAGTAAATGACCTTCAAACCCGAGTTGCTGAAAACTTCTCACCAGCACTTCCGGATCGAAAATACGCATTACCAGTTTTTCACCAAATGCCGTCGGCAAGGTCGATAAACGGAGTTCAGTTTCCTGTCCTTTCGGCGTCCGGGTTTTCAGGCGGCCATCCTGTGGCTTACGTTTTTCCGCCACGTTCATTCGGCCCAGAATCTTGATTCGGGAAATGACGGCGGTCAATGTATTGGCCGGCATATTGTAAATCGTATGCAGCACCCCATCAATCCGGAAACGGATCTTGCCGGTGTCTTTACGTGGTTCCATGTGAATATCACTGGCACCTTGTTCAAAGGCAAATTGCAGCACCCAGTCCACCAGTTTGACAATATGCTGATCATTGGCATCCGGATTCTGTGAATCACCCAATTGCAGCAAGGCTTCGACGCCCTTATTTTCCCGGTCATAGGCAGAGGATTTTTGTGAACCACTGACTGCACGACTGACCTGATAATATTCAGTAATATAACGTTGTAATTGTTCTGGATTCAGTAATACCCGTTGTATTTTTTTCGGGGAAATATTTTGCTCGAGATTCGACACCCATTCGGTTTTATAAGGCTGATCCGTGGCGATCAGAACTTTGTCTGCCTGAATTTCTACTGCCAAAATATGGTTGCGCAGTGCATATTCCTGCGACATGACATGGGTCAATGCCTGTACATCAGCTTTGAGCGGATCAATGATATAGAACATCAATCCGGTTTTTTCTGCCAGCCACTGACATAAACGGTTCAGAGTCAGTGTTGTTTGAGGATGGGACTGATCGACCAGATTAAAATTAGCAATCCACTGTAAAGGGTGCCATTTTAGGTGTTCACGTTGCCGATGAGTGGTTTGTACCAGCATCCGGTCGCGTTCACTGATTTTACCGTCTTTAAAGAGTTGGTCTAGACACCATGCCGTATCAATTTCAAAGTCAAATTTCATTATTATCAGTCCCCAAACTTGCCTCCACTATAACAAGTTTTTACAGTTTTTCGCATGCTCCCCACCTGTTGAATGTACGTTTCTATTTCAATCTCAAAAAGAAAGTAAATAATGGATTTGATCGTTACTGCAACATTTTTAATCTATGCAAACTCTATCTCGTCGCATATATTTTTAAATAATCAACTCTTAGCTTGCTGAGGTCACAGATGGATTTGACTGCGGTTCCCCTGCATGCGCATTCTTTTCATGAACTGCTCACGATACTCACCTCGGCATTGGGCTGCGGCCTATTGATTGGGCTGGAGCGGGAACGGCATAAGCAACGTGAGCAGCAACCGAGTTTTGCCGGCTTACGTTCCTTTGCGATCTGTGCTTTATTGGGCGCACTGTGTTTCCTGTTTGGAATCGTGATTGCTGTAATAGGTGCTTTGATCGTGGGTGGCATGGTCATTTTATCCATAAAAAATCAGCCTGATGACCCAGGCATTACCACAGAGCTTGCATTTGTGATGACCTATTTTATTGGCGCCATGTGTTTATGGAATATTCCACTGGCAGCCGGTCTTTCTGTGCTCTTAACCGGTATTTTGATGGCCAAACATACCATGCACAATATTGCCGGAAAATGGATCAAAGAAGCCGAGTTCAGGGATGGACTGTTATTACTGGCCTTGATTTTGATTGGTTTACCGCTGACCCCTGACCGGCCTTTTTGGGGCGAAGTGCTTAACCCTTATCTTATTTTAAAATTACTGACCTTAATTTTAGTGGTACAAGCTCTGGCGCATATTGCAAAACGCTTTTTTTCGACTAAAAATGCCCTGATGCTGTCCTCCATCGCTTCCGGTTTTGTTTCCAGTACAGCCACCATCGCTCAGTTAGGTTTACAGGTCCGTAAAGGTGAAATGGATGCACGATCGAATGCCGGCGCTGCACTGATGTCCTGTATCTCGACCATTGTTTTATTATTGATAGTGGTTGGAGGTGTATCGTGGAGCTGGTTGAAACTCCTGCTCTTGCCATCTTTAGTTGCCGTAATCCTTCTGGCAGCATGTGCGTTTTTATTATTGCGCAAGGCAAAACCTGCTCCGAGCATGGAATCATCAGACAGCCAGATGTTCAGCTTAAAAGAAGCCGTGATTATTGCAGTGACTTTAACACTCATTCAGGCTGGAGTTTACGGACTGGAGGTCTGGCTCGGGGATGCCGGCTTACTGGCCGGGACCTTGCTTGCCTCTCTGTTCGAAATTCATGCCGCGATGGCCAGTGTCGTCGTTCAAGGCGATCCCTCCAATCTCCGTTTGATTTACGCCCTGCTTTTAGGTCTAGGTGCTCATGCCCTGGCCAAGTCAGCCAATGCCGCTTTGACCGGTGGCTGGAAGTTTGTCCTTTATTTTGCGCCTGTACAGATTTTGCATATGGCTGTTTTGATCGGGCTGTTGTGGTGGATGATTTTTTGATTATTAAGTATATTTAAATATTTAATTTTTATATATTTTGCAATTTAATTTTGACATTTATTCGCTATAATTTACCGGCTTTAATTTTAAGAAATACTTTCATTAATATAATTTTTTATAGGGGTTTTTATGAAACTTAAGAATTTATCACTCGCAATTTTTAGTGCATTCATGTTAAGTGCGTGTGGTGGGAGTTCATCTTCTGATTCAAATAGCAATAACTCTGGAACAGGAACAGGAACAGGAACAGGAACAGGAAATACGACAACAAATGATTCTGAATGGTCTGCCTATTCTCCCTCATATTTTGTTGACTCTGATTATTTATTCGACAAACTCACATTTACGAGCAAAGGGGATACACAATATGTCCGTGTAGACTATTTAAGCAGCCTAAAAGAT encodes the following:
- a CDS encoding NirD/YgiW/YdeI family stress tolerance protein; this translates as MKMMINTVLAAALMGSIATATIASSDTAVNQAAFAKSTTVKQALAMKDDSKVQLKGYVVKAVGDEKYQFRDSTGTITVEIDDELWQGKPISAKTPVIITGEIDIDYKPAKRVEIEVDQVRF
- a CDS encoding response regulator transcription factor — translated: MRILLAEDDQSQADSIQTWLEMDGYVIDRVERGDHAILAIEQHKYDCILLDRGLPNATGDDILKILRSQHQDTPVIFITAKDSIDDRVEGLDLGANDYLVKPFSLEELSARVRAQLRQKQQTPNHILQWQDLSLDTQAKTLTKEGQAVNLTAKEFQILYKLMQQPEHIVTREQLEESLYAWGDEIESNAIEVFIYQLRKKIGSQMIKTIRGLGYRMHKAEV
- a CDS encoding MgtC/SapB family protein, whose amino-acid sequence is MDLTAVPLHAHSFHELLTILTSALGCGLLIGLERERHKQREQQPSFAGLRSFAICALLGALCFLFGIVIAVIGALIVGGMVILSIKNQPDDPGITTELAFVMTYFIGAMCLWNIPLAAGLSVLLTGILMAKHTMHNIAGKWIKEAEFRDGLLLLALILIGLPLTPDRPFWGEVLNPYLILKLLTLILVVQALAHIAKRFFSTKNALMLSSIASGFVSSTATIAQLGLQVRKGEMDARSNAGAALMSCISTIVLLLIVVGGVSWSWLKLLLLPSLVAVILLAACAFLLLRKAKPAPSMESSDSQMFSLKEAVIIAVTLTLIQAGVYGLEVWLGDAGLLAGTLLASLFEIHAAMASVVVQGDPSNLRLIYALLLGLGAHALAKSANAALTGGWKFVLYFAPVQILHMAVLIGLLWWMIF
- a CDS encoding GspE/PulE family protein, which produces MKFDFEIDTAWCLDQLFKDGKISERDRMLVQTTHRQREHLKWHPLQWIANFNLVDQSHPQTTLTLNRLCQWLAEKTGLMFYIIDPLKADVQALTHVMSQEYALRNHILAVEIQADKVLIATDQPYKTEWVSNLEQNISPKKIQRVLLNPEQLQRYITEYYQVSRAVSGSQKSSAYDRENKGVEALLQLGDSQNPDANDQHIVKLVDWVLQFAFEQGASDIHMEPRKDTGKIRFRIDGVLHTIYNMPANTLTAVISRIKILGRMNVAEKRKPQDGRLKTRTPKGQETELRLSTLPTAFGEKLVMRIFDPEVLVRSFQQLGFEGHLLNDWNNLTSHSHGIILVTGPTGSGKTTTLYSTLKQLATEQVNVCTIEDPIEMLEPSFNQMQVNNGIDLGFADGVRALMRQDPDIIMVGEIRDQDTANMAIQAALTGHLVLSTLHTNDAPSSLTRLHDLGVQPFLTAATILGVLAQRLVRKLCPHCKQESFLNEQEWQHLAADYPLPRPEFVFKAVGCEECRHTGYKGRIGIYEFMPLSLTTKQLIGADANLNQLRQQAKKEGVEPLRISGARKILEGVTTLEEVLRVVPLN